The following proteins are encoded in a genomic region of Paenibacillus sp. FSL R7-0273:
- a CDS encoding ABC transporter ATP-binding protein has product MSVIEIHNLTKHYGKSRGIKDVNLSVEEGEIFGFIGPNGAGKSTTIRTLLGLISPTSGSATIFGQSCTRHPEIRKELGYLPSEVFYYDNMKVIDLLKYSASFYKKDCTKRIMELAEIMELDLKKKIDELSFGNKKKVGIVQGLLHEPKLIVLDEPTSGLDPLMQQRFFDLIGEENRKGATVFFSSHILSEVQKMCSRVAFIKEGEIIKLEKMSTLHENNYKRISIEGTSDISRDAFQISGVSNLTVNGNAATFIFKGNINTIIQKLSATELRNLSIEEPDLEEIFMHYYVKGD; this is encoded by the coding sequence ATGAGTGTCATTGAAATCCACAATCTTACCAAGCATTACGGCAAGTCTCGCGGCATAAAGGACGTTAACCTGAGTGTGGAGGAGGGCGAAATTTTCGGCTTCATCGGCCCCAACGGTGCAGGCAAATCGACAACGATCCGTACACTGCTGGGGCTGATCTCCCCGACAAGCGGTAGTGCTACGATTTTCGGCCAAAGCTGCACCAGGCATCCAGAAATCCGCAAGGAGCTGGGCTATTTGCCTTCGGAGGTTTTTTATTATGACAACATGAAGGTGATCGACCTGCTCAAATACTCCGCCAGCTTTTATAAAAAGGATTGTACGAAGCGGATCATGGAGCTGGCGGAGATAATGGAGCTTGACCTGAAGAAGAAAATCGACGAGCTGTCGTTCGGCAATAAAAAGAAGGTTGGTATTGTGCAGGGATTGCTGCATGAACCGAAGCTGATTGTCCTTGACGAGCCTACGAGCGGCCTTGATCCGCTGATGCAGCAGCGATTTTTCGATCTGATCGGGGAAGAGAACCGTAAGGGCGCCACTGTATTTTTTTCCTCACACATCCTCAGCGAGGTCCAGAAAATGTGCAGCCGGGTCGCCTTCATCAAGGAGGGGGAGATCATTAAGCTGGAGAAGATGAGCACCCTGCACGAGAACAATTACAAACGGATCAGCATCGAAGGCACCTCAGATATCAGCAGGGATGCTTTTCAAATCAGCGGAGTCAGCAATCTGACCGTTAACGGCAACGCGGCGACATTCATTTTTAAGGGGAACATCAATACCATTATTCAAAAGCTGTCCGCAACCGAGCTCCGCAACCTTTCCATTGAAGAGCCCGATCTTGAGGAAATCTTCATGCATTATTATGTGAAGGGGGATTGA
- a CDS encoding ABC transporter permease subunit, with translation MNMVMHELKALRKSGGIWVCAMIALSALFLSIYPSMVKDAAYFTALLEGYPASVREMLGIHLDYITSIPGYYSMVFVYIALCGAIQAMHLGASILSKEARERTADFLLVKPVSRSSIVSAKLFAAVTAVLAIDIVFFAVTAGIAGALAAADFSLHLFLLLNLPLLFIQLMFLAIGLAASVFFTRLRNVLPLSLGAVFGLYMAGALLNPGSGGGAVRYLSPFQYFDSIYIIEHSGYELQYLIAGAVIIAAAVTVSYRVYIRKDVHAV, from the coding sequence ATGAATATGGTTATGCATGAGCTGAAGGCGCTCCGTAAATCCGGCGGAATCTGGGTCTGTGCCATGATTGCATTATCCGCACTGTTTCTGTCCATTTATCCAAGTATGGTAAAAGATGCTGCATACTTCACCGCGCTGCTGGAGGGCTACCCCGCCTCTGTGCGGGAGATGCTCGGGATTCATCTGGATTACATAACGTCTATTCCAGGCTACTATTCCATGGTGTTTGTATATATTGCGCTATGCGGGGCTATTCAGGCCATGCATCTCGGGGCATCCATTCTTTCAAAAGAAGCCCGGGAGCGCACGGCGGATTTTCTGCTCGTCAAGCCGGTGTCCCGGTCCAGCATCGTTAGCGCCAAGCTGTTCGCCGCAGTTACAGCCGTTCTTGCCATTGATATTGTCTTTTTCGCAGTAACAGCCGGTATAGCCGGTGCATTGGCAGCAGCAGATTTCAGCTTACACCTGTTTTTGCTGCTTAATCTTCCGCTGCTGTTTATCCAGCTGATGTTTCTGGCTATCGGCCTGGCTGCCTCCGTATTTTTTACAAGACTCCGAAATGTGCTGCCGCTGTCGCTAGGCGCCGTTTTCGGCTTGTATATGGCAGGTGCACTGCTTAATCCAGGATCAGGCGGGGGTGCAGTTCGTTACCTCTCGCCATTTCAATATTTCGACAGCATATATATCATTGAGCATAGCGGATATGAACTGCAGTATCTTATAGCCGGTGCCGTTATTATTGCAGCTGCGGTAACCGTCAGCTACCGGGTATACATCCGGAAGGATGTTCATGCAGTATAG
- a CDS encoding ABC transporter permease subunit has translation MNMFWRELKAGRKGLIIWSIGMFLLIVSGMGKYTAYSSGGASSEVFNQMPAAMKALMGIGTLDVTVMSGYFALLFLYMELTAAIHAVLLGSSIIAKEEREKTAEFLLAKPVSRSSIVTSKLLAALVQIIVLNLVTLVSSILMVSAYNKGKDISAEISLFLLSMLIVQLIFLALGALLAAILKNPKRSGAAAAGILVSSFIVAKITELSDQLVMLNILSPFKYFSYNRIVEGNGLNAGSLVLGTLLAGAFAALTYFMYGKRELEI, from the coding sequence ATGAATATGTTTTGGAGAGAATTGAAGGCGGGACGCAAAGGCTTGATCATTTGGAGCATAGGTATGTTTTTGCTGATAGTCAGCGGAATGGGCAAATACACTGCCTATTCCTCCGGAGGGGCAAGCAGTGAGGTGTTTAACCAAATGCCTGCCGCCATGAAGGCGCTAATGGGGATAGGGACGCTGGATGTTACGGTTATGAGCGGTTATTTCGCCCTGCTGTTTCTGTACATGGAGCTTACTGCCGCCATCCATGCCGTGCTGCTGGGGAGCAGTATAATAGCTAAAGAGGAGAGGGAGAAGACCGCAGAGTTCCTGCTGGCTAAGCCGGTATCCCGTTCGTCGATTGTGACTTCCAAGCTGCTGGCCGCTCTGGTCCAAATTATCGTGCTTAACCTCGTTACGCTTGTTTCTTCTATTTTAATGGTATCTGCTTATAACAAAGGCAAGGACATTTCCGCGGAGATTTCTCTGTTCCTGCTCAGTATGCTTATCGTACAGCTGATTTTTCTGGCGCTTGGCGCCCTGCTTGCAGCAATCCTGAAGAATCCGAAACGCTCGGGAGCTGCCGCCGCAGGTATTCTGGTCAGTTCTTTTATCGTAGCCAAAATTACGGAATTGTCGGATCAGCTTGTTATGCTGAATATACTGTCACCATTCAAATATTTCAGCTACAACCGGATTGTGGAGGGGAACGGGCTAAACGCCGGCAGCCTGGTGCTGGGAACTCTGCTGGCAGGTGCTTTTGCAGCACTCACCTATTTCATGTACGGGAAGCGGGAGCTTGAGATTTGA
- a CDS encoding AraC family transcriptional regulator: MQTRGHNSLREKVVFSRQYPVILGDTIGVTSTYQRLHAHDALEINMIKSGTGYYMINGERYDFREGDILLINSNDLHCAYETGNLIMQVITFDASWFLGIVRCDPDILAPFKEMGLHFSNLLDRENEHIGLLRALLLDMQEEHEAERRSYTSIVYAQLLQFFVYVNRYFRMDSLQASKSAVTTTQLEKILHVTRMMEEQPAYPWTLEELAALVYLSPSRFSDIFRRTAGMSPLLYLIQLRLENAYTLLQNTDRKVLDIAMECGFRTLSNFNRLFKRHIGMEPRNVRTQPTIIDSKIVSVFERLGGVSETE, from the coding sequence ATGCAGACGCGCGGTCATAACAGCCTCAGGGAAAAGGTTGTATTTTCCAGGCAATATCCCGTTATTCTTGGTGATACGATTGGCGTTACCTCAACTTATCAGAGACTGCATGCCCATGATGCGCTGGAGATTAATATGATTAAATCCGGTACAGGGTATTACATGATTAACGGGGAGCGGTATGATTTCCGGGAAGGGGACATTCTGCTGATTAACTCCAACGATCTGCACTGTGCTTATGAGACAGGGAACCTGATCATGCAGGTAATCACCTTTGATGCGTCCTGGTTCCTGGGGATTGTACGCTGTGATCCGGATATATTGGCTCCCTTTAAGGAAATGGGGCTGCATTTCAGCAATCTGCTTGACCGTGAGAATGAGCATATCGGGCTACTCCGTGCTCTGCTGCTGGATATGCAGGAGGAGCATGAGGCAGAACGCAGATCCTACACCTCGATTGTCTATGCCCAGCTGCTGCAATTCTTCGTATACGTCAACCGGTACTTTCGCATGGACTCCCTGCAGGCCAGCAAATCCGCTGTAACAACCACCCAGCTTGAAAAAATCCTGCATGTCACCCGCATGATGGAGGAGCAGCCGGCCTATCCGTGGACCCTCGAGGAGCTGGCTGCCCTGGTCTATTTAAGCCCTTCGCGCTTCAGTGATATCTTCCGCCGTACGGCAGGCATGTCCCCGCTGCTCTATCTGATCCAGCTGCGGCTGGAGAATGCCTACACCCTGCTGCAGAATACAGACCGCAAGGTCCTGGACATCGCCATGGAATGCGGCTTCCGCACCTTATCCAATTTTAACCGGCTGTTCAAGCGCCACATCGGTATGGAGCCGCGTAATGTGCGGACTCAACCAACGATTATCGACAGTAAGATAGTATCAGTATTCGAGCGATTAGGCGGAGTGTCTGAAACAGAATAG
- a CDS encoding ABC transporter permease produces MQKIAYHIKTNEELRKPNALKRFARQWDLQLMVLPALFFILVFSYIPMYGVLMAFQDYNLFKGFGGSPWVGIKHFEMFFAAPEFWTVMRNTIVISLLKLLVGFPAPILLALMLNEVRSRVFKRTVQTISYLPHFLSWVIVSGFVMSMLSTENGSVNMLLQQLNLIRDPINFLSLPEYFWTILVTTGVWKEIGFSSIVYLAAIAGIDPHMHEAASIDGAGKLRQMFAITLPSILPVIIVFLILAIGNLLSAGFEDILLLGSNPVLRDVGDVLDTYVYRIGIQNNRYSYATAAGLFKSLIGVFLLVGANYAARKSGNSLW; encoded by the coding sequence ATGCAGAAGATCGCCTATCACATTAAGACAAACGAAGAGCTCCGGAAGCCAAATGCACTCAAACGCTTTGCCCGGCAGTGGGATCTTCAGCTGATGGTGCTGCCGGCCCTGTTCTTTATCCTCGTCTTCAGCTATATCCCGATGTACGGGGTGCTGATGGCTTTTCAGGATTACAATCTGTTCAAGGGGTTTGGGGGCAGTCCATGGGTGGGGATTAAGCATTTTGAGATGTTTTTTGCCGCACCTGAGTTCTGGACGGTCATGCGCAATACGATTGTAATCAGTCTGCTCAAGCTGCTGGTCGGCTTTCCGGCACCGATTCTGCTGGCACTGATGCTGAATGAGGTGCGCAGCAGAGTGTTCAAAAGAACGGTGCAGACGATCAGCTATCTGCCGCATTTCCTCTCCTGGGTCATTGTCTCCGGCTTCGTAATGTCCATGCTCTCCACAGAGAACGGCAGCGTGAACATGCTGCTCCAGCAGCTGAACCTGATCAGGGACCCGATCAACTTCCTGTCGCTGCCGGAATATTTCTGGACCATCCTTGTCACAACAGGAGTGTGGAAGGAGATCGGCTTTTCCTCCATCGTCTACCTCGCAGCGATTGCCGGAATTGATCCGCATATGCATGAGGCGGCCTCGATAGACGGTGCAGGTAAGCTGAGACAGATGTTTGCCATTACGCTGCCTTCCATTTTGCCGGTCATTATTGTGTTCCTGATTCTTGCAATCGGCAATCTGCTCAGCGCAGGCTTTGAAGACATCCTGCTCCTTGGCTCCAATCCCGTGCTGCGTGATGTCGGCGATGTCCTGGACACCTATGTATACCGGATCGGTATTCAGAACAACCGTTATTCTTACGCTACGGCAGCCGGCCTGTTCAAATCGCTGATCGGAGTGTTCCTGCTGGTCGGGGCGAATTATGCCGCACGTAAATCCGGCAACAGCCTATGGTGA
- a CDS encoding carbohydrate ABC transporter permease, with the protein MKLSAGDRILVTVIYILLAILAFLSFYPFWNAGVISFNNGTDTMRGGVTFWPRQFSLENYSVVFQDSRLINGFVISVLRTVIGTFASIAATAIFAYGMSKSELMGRRFYMIFCIITMYFSGGLIPSFLLIRELGMFNSFWVMVIPGLISVWNMIIFRTFFKGIPAGLEESARIDGCSNWGVLLRIVLPLSGPVIATLSLFTAVYHWNDWFTPSIYLSNVDLMPIQTKLQQILNSNIMSEQMAQLDAAAQGRMNKMRAVTTKSLSMATMMVATIPILCVYPFLQKYFVKGVMVGSLKE; encoded by the coding sequence ATGAAGCTGTCAGCCGGAGACCGGATTCTTGTAACGGTGATATACATTTTACTAGCAATATTAGCCTTTCTGTCCTTTTACCCTTTCTGGAACGCCGGAGTTATTTCCTTTAACAACGGAACAGATACCATGCGCGGGGGAGTTACTTTTTGGCCCAGACAGTTCTCTCTGGAGAATTACTCGGTGGTATTCCAGGACAGCCGCCTGATTAACGGCTTCGTGATCTCCGTACTGCGGACCGTAATCGGCACCTTTGCCTCAATTGCCGCAACTGCCATTTTTGCTTACGGCATGAGCAAATCAGAGCTGATGGGACGCAGGTTTTATATGATTTTCTGCATCATCACCATGTATTTCAGCGGCGGTCTGATTCCGAGCTTCCTGCTGATCCGCGAGCTGGGCATGTTCAACTCCTTCTGGGTTATGGTCATCCCGGGTCTGATCAGCGTGTGGAACATGATTATTTTCCGGACCTTCTTCAAAGGAATACCGGCAGGACTGGAGGAATCCGCGAGAATCGACGGCTGCTCCAACTGGGGAGTGCTGCTGCGCATTGTGCTTCCGCTCTCAGGACCGGTCATTGCGACCTTATCCCTGTTCACCGCAGTCTATCACTGGAACGACTGGTTCACACCCAGCATCTACCTCAGCAATGTCGATTTGATGCCGATTCAGACCAAGCTGCAGCAGATCCTCAACTCCAACATCATGTCCGAGCAGATGGCCCAGCTGGATGCGGCTGCCCAGGGACGGATGAACAAAATGCGCGCCGTCACAACCAAATCCCTGTCCATGGCTACCATGATGGTCGCTACGATCCCGATTTTATGCGTGTATCCTTTCCTGCAAAAGTACTTCGTTAAGGGCGTTATGGTCGGTTCACTAAAAGAATAA
- a CDS encoding extracellular solute-binding protein, translating to MISGKTKVSALAAVLSLMIGLTGCTGGNNSPSNSANSGNNANAAESNNPDSAEGGGYVLGEQPLEFSFYGHYDWYTMPNWGEDLSSKWIKDNKQVNVLPVSSGGNAKQKLSTMIVSGELPDVIWMERGADVEQLRAAGALVPFDDYLDKYPNLKEWAGEETLDMLRSSDGKLYQFPNWYTTQPNGNSGYLVNKKIYNDLGTPPLETTDDLYAYLKLVKEKYPDVVPFEVGQGAEGIDVLSSAFAENRPYVYSALSMMAIPNGNEMTSVFKDEAFRSSLVYANQLYRDKLISQDAFTQNLEQVEQKIITGNIAVYAASSPTEYGAIGNSLLKEQDPEAGYIMVWPIHKAGLDKNKIFPGAYNQLGWNVSVITSAAKDPEAVFAFLDWFTGPEGQRIIMWGPEGKYWDGTDEEGAPLFTEAFTTDTKGRDELMNATVNLQWNGNTVYVDNSKMKFESTLPEDQKSWETKWQSEITWKTQFDTTEFVNLAPAGDSQEGIISQSVGEIYEKARAQAVLNAKSEAEVLAVLDKAEADAQQVGYSELLKFKTEKWQENLSKLGK from the coding sequence ATGATCTCAGGCAAAACAAAGGTGTCCGCTTTGGCGGCGGTTCTTAGTCTTATGATTGGTTTAACAGGCTGTACAGGCGGAAATAACAGTCCTTCCAATTCTGCAAATTCCGGAAACAACGCAAATGCAGCAGAAAGCAATAATCCGGATAGCGCTGAGGGCGGGGGATATGTGCTTGGTGAGCAGCCGCTCGAATTCTCCTTCTACGGCCATTACGACTGGTATACAATGCCTAACTGGGGCGAGGATCTCTCCTCCAAATGGATTAAGGATAATAAGCAGGTGAATGTCCTGCCGGTCAGCTCGGGAGGCAATGCCAAGCAAAAGCTCAGTACAATGATCGTATCCGGTGAGCTTCCTGATGTGATCTGGATGGAGCGCGGTGCAGATGTTGAGCAGCTGCGGGCTGCCGGAGCGCTGGTGCCGTTTGATGATTATCTCGACAAATACCCGAACCTGAAGGAATGGGCAGGCGAAGAGACGCTGGATATGCTGCGGTCCTCCGACGGTAAGCTCTATCAGTTCCCGAACTGGTATACGACTCAGCCGAACGGCAACTCGGGATATCTGGTTAACAAAAAAATCTACAACGATCTGGGCACCCCGCCGCTGGAGACAACTGACGACCTGTATGCGTACCTGAAGCTGGTCAAGGAAAAGTATCCGGATGTAGTTCCGTTTGAGGTAGGACAAGGCGCGGAAGGTATTGATGTCCTGTCGTCCGCCTTTGCCGAGAACCGCCCGTATGTATATAGCGCTCTCAGTATGATGGCGATTCCGAACGGCAATGAAATGACCTCGGTCTTTAAAGATGAGGCCTTCCGTTCCTCGCTGGTGTATGCGAATCAGCTGTACCGGGATAAGCTGATCAGCCAGGATGCCTTCACCCAGAATCTTGAACAGGTGGAGCAGAAGATTATTACAGGCAACATTGCAGTATACGCCGCTTCCAGTCCGACTGAATACGGCGCAATCGGCAACTCGCTGCTGAAGGAGCAGGACCCGGAAGCCGGCTACATCATGGTCTGGCCTATCCATAAGGCGGGTCTGGATAAAAACAAAATTTTCCCCGGAGCTTACAATCAGCTTGGCTGGAATGTGAGTGTAATTACCTCCGCCGCCAAGGATCCGGAAGCGGTCTTCGCTTTCCTGGACTGGTTCACCGGACCTGAAGGCCAGCGGATTATTATGTGGGGACCTGAGGGCAAGTACTGGGACGGAACAGATGAAGAAGGCGCACCGCTGTTCACAGAGGCCTTCACGACGGATACTAAGGGCCGCGATGAGCTGATGAACGCTACAGTCAACCTGCAGTGGAACGGTAACACGGTGTATGTGGACAATTCCAAAATGAAATTTGAATCCACGCTGCCGGAGGACCAGAAGAGCTGGGAAACCAAATGGCAGTCCGAGATTACCTGGAAAACACAGTTTGATACGACCGAATTCGTAAATCTGGCTCCGGCAGGCGACTCCCAGGAAGGGATCATCTCGCAGAGCGTTGGCGAAATTTACGAAAAAGCCAGAGCGCAGGCTGTGCTCAACGCCAAAAGCGAAGCTGAGGTGCTGGCTGTTCTGGATAAGGCTGAGGCAGATGCACAGCAGGTCGGATACAGTGAGCTGCTGAAATTCAAGACGGAGAAATGGCAGGAGAACCTGAGCAAGCTGGGCAAATGA